The Pseudomonas fluorescens nucleotide sequence CTGCCCGGCGGCATAGGTGAAGTTGGCCAGTTGCAGCAGCAAGAAGCCGATGAAGAAGTCCGGGCTGATGCTGTCGAAGCGAATCACCGCCGCACCGGCGACCGCCACCAGCGCCGCCACCAGCGCCCAGGGGTTGAAACGCCGATTGAGGGCGTCTTCGATCAGGGTCACGTGCAAGGGCGTGAGGATGGTGAACAGCAGCACCTCCGGCACCGTCAGCACCCGGAAGCTCAGGTACAGGCAGACATAAGTGATGCCGTATTGCAGCGCACCGATCAGCAGCATCGAACGCATGAAGCGCGGTTCAACCTGGCGCCAGCGGGTCAGCGGCAGGAACACCAGCCCGGCCAGCAGCACCCGCGCCAGCACGGCGAAATAGCTGTCGACATGCCCCGCCAGGTACTCGCCGATCAGGCTGAAGGAAAACGCCTGGATCAGCGCGACGATCAATAAATAGCCCATGTTGGCCCCTTGCTGTGGAGGCGGCGACCTTAGCGGTTACCGGCAAACCCGGCAACTGCTGAAGGCCTTGCGGGCCTGCGGGAGCTGGCTTGCCTGCGATCGAGCGCGAAGCGGTCGCAATCCAGACGCCACCTGATGTGTTGGTGGTACTGGCCTCATCGCAGGTCACGTCGAGTCGTCGCACCGCCGCTCCCACAGACAGTTGCTCGCACAGCAATCACCATAAAAAAGCCCGGTCATGCGCAAGGCAGTGACCGGGCAGGTACACCCAAAGGAGCAACAGGTGTCAGGCGGGAAAATTCATTGCTGGCTCAGGCCACCGCGGCGAGCTGTGCCTTGGCCTGGTTCAGGCCCTTCTCGTGGAAGTCACCGCCCATGTTCAGGCCTTCAGCGTGGATGAAGGTCACGTCATGGATACCGATAAAGGCCATGACCTGGCGCAGGTAGGGTTCCTGGTGATCGCTGCTGGCACCGGCATGGATGCCACCGCGAGCAGTGAGGATGTAGGCGCGCTTGCCGGTCAGCAGGCCCTGGGGCCCGGTTTCGGTGTACTTGAAGGTGATGCCGGCGCGCAGTACGTGGTCCAGCCAGGCCTTGAGGGTGCTGGGGATGGTGAAGTTGTACATCGGCGCCGCCAGGACCAGTACATCGGCCGCCAGCACTTCATCAGTCAATTCGTTGGAGCGGGCCAGGGCCTGCAGCTCTTCGGCATTGCGCTGAGCTTCGGGTTTCATCCAGCCACCGAGCAGGTTGCCATCCAGGTGCGGCACCGGGTTGACGGCCAAGTCGCGCAAGGTCACTTGGTCGCCAGGGTGGGCGGCTTGCCACTGGCTGACGAAGTCGCGGGTCAGTTGCCGGGAGATCGAGTCCTGCTGGCGGGCGCTGCTTTCGATGACGAGTACACGGGACATGGGGCTTGCCTCCATCGGCGAGTTCGGTAAGTCGATGGAGGCAAGATTAATGATTGACCTATCGATAAAAAAGCGTAAAAACTGGGTCCAACCTATCAGTTAAATTGTTTTATTGCGGTTTGCAGCTCAAGGCGATGCGCAACTTGATGATTTCGCGGTTGAACTTGGCGGTGGCATCGACGCTTTTTTTCGCCGGCACATTCACCCGGCGCACCCGTGGCGCTTCCGGGCCATTGCGGAAGGTCACCTTGCACTGCGCATCAACCTCGCCATAGTTATTGACGGTAATCGAGCCGATGTCACGGTCGGTGTCGTAGGTGGTGTAGTCGACCTTGACGCCGTCGATGTCCTTTTCCACGTCGATGGGATAGGCCAGGGCCGTGAGCGGAAGCAGGGCCAGCAATACAGCACAACATTTCTTCATACGACGCTCTCCATGAAAGAGCGTCAGCTTAGGACAACAGGAGCCGAAGATGAAAGCGCCGCGCGTTACCCTGGATCAGTGGCGGACCCTGCAGGCGGTGGTCGACCACGGCGGCTTTGCCCAGGCCGCCGAAGCCCTGCACCGCTCGCAATCCTCGGTGAGCTACACCGTAGCGCGCATGCAGGACCAGCTCGGCGTACCGCTGCTGCGTATCGACGGGCGCAAGGCGGTGCTGACCGAGGCCGGCAACGTGTTGCTGCGCCGCTCGCGGCAACTGGTCAAGCAGGCCAGCCAGCTCGAAGACCTGGCCCATCACATGGAACAGGGCTGGGAAGCCGAAGTGCGCCTGGTGGTCGATGCCGCCTACCCCAATGCCCGCCTGGTCCGCGCCCTGAGCGCGTTCATGCCGCAAAGCCGTGGCTGCAGGGTGCGCCTGCGCGAAGAGGTGCTGTCCGGGGTTGAAGAGGTGCTGCATGAAGGCGTCGCCGATCTTGCCATCAGTGGCTTCAACATTTCCGGCTACCTGGGCACCGAACTCAGTTCGGTGGAGTTCGTCGCCGTCGCCCACCCCGAGCACAGCCTGCACCGCCTGGGCCGGGAACTGAACTTCCAGGACCTGGAAAGCCAGCTGCAGGTAGTGATCCGTGACTCCGGCCGCGCGCAGCCGCGCGACGTCGGCTGGCTGGGCGCCGAGCAGCGCTGGACCGTCGGCAGCCTGGCCACCGCTGCCACCTTCGTCAGCAGCGGCCTGGGCTTTGCCTGGCTGCCGCGTCATTTGATCGAGCGCGAGCTGCGTGAAGGCCTGCTCAAGCCATTACCGCTGGATCAGGGTGGCAGTCGCCACCCACTGTTCTACCTTTACTCCAACAAGGACAAACCCCTGGGCCCGGCGACGCAAATCCTCGTCGAATTGCTGCGCAATTTCGACACCGCGCCGCTGGACGTGCCCTTCGCCGCGCCCGCCCAAGCCTGATAGGAATCACGCCGATGGCCTACTTCGAACAT carries:
- a CDS encoding FMN-dependent NADH-azoreductase codes for the protein MSRVLVIESSARQQDSISRQLTRDFVSQWQAAHPGDQVTLRDLAVNPVPHLDGNLLGGWMKPEAQRNAEELQALARSNELTDEVLAADVLVLAAPMYNFTIPSTLKAWLDHVLRAGITFKYTETGPQGLLTGKRAYILTARGGIHAGASSDHQEPYLRQVMAFIGIHDVTFIHAEGLNMGGDFHEKGLNQAKAQLAAVA
- a CDS encoding LysR family transcriptional regulator, translating into MKAPRVTLDQWRTLQAVVDHGGFAQAAEALHRSQSSVSYTVARMQDQLGVPLLRIDGRKAVLTEAGNVLLRRSRQLVKQASQLEDLAHHMEQGWEAEVRLVVDAAYPNARLVRALSAFMPQSRGCRVRLREEVLSGVEEVLHEGVADLAISGFNISGYLGTELSSVEFVAVAHPEHSLHRLGRELNFQDLESQLQVVIRDSGRAQPRDVGWLGAEQRWTVGSLATAATFVSSGLGFAWLPRHLIERELREGLLKPLPLDQGGSRHPLFYLYSNKDKPLGPATQILVELLRNFDTAPLDVPFAAPAQA
- a CDS encoding carboxylate/amino acid/amine transporter, whose protein sequence is MGYLLIVALIQAFSFSLIGEYLAGHVDSYFAVLARVLLAGLVFLPLTRWRQVEPRFMRSMLLIGALQYGITYVCLYLSFRVLTVPEVLLFTILTPLHVTLIEDALNRRFNPWALVAALVAVAGAAVIRFDSISPDFFIGFLLLQLANFTYAAGQVLYRHLIARNPSDLPHYRRFGYFYLGALLVVLPAFLLFGNTQHLPSTDVQWLVLLFLGLCPTALGLYWWNKGACLVSGGTLAVMNNLHVPVGLLLNLLIWNQHEPLGRLFIGGAVILASLWLSRLGTQRPLLAGQGRG